In Thermoproteota archaeon, the genomic window TCTACTAACCACATACCTGTAATAGAAGCCCTCCTCACGATGTATCCGGATCAGATCTCCCTCCTTCGCCCCCAACTTCATCACTATGGGGTCGGTCACAAGTAT contains:
- a CDS encoding DNA-directed RNA polymerase subunit RpoH/Rpb5 C-terminal domain-containing protein encodes the protein ILVTDPIVMKLGAKEGDLIRIHREEGFYYRYVVSRS